One genomic segment of Pseudomonas sp. p1(2021b) includes these proteins:
- a CDS encoding HIT family protein, translated as MFVLDSRLQQDSLVLGNLPLCQLLLSKDANYPWFILVPRRAEVSELFQLSEADQQQLWKETTYLAETLKGCFAADKMNVATLGNVVSQLHMHVIVRRRDDAAWPAPVWGRHPAVDYTPEQVEAIRQRLRAVLNEDFKEA; from the coding sequence GTGTTTGTCCTGGATTCGCGTCTGCAACAGGATTCCCTGGTGCTGGGAAATTTGCCGTTGTGCCAGCTGCTGCTGAGCAAGGATGCCAACTACCCCTGGTTCATCCTGGTGCCGCGGCGTGCCGAGGTCAGCGAGTTGTTCCAGCTGAGCGAGGCCGACCAGCAACAGTTGTGGAAGGAAACCACCTACTTGGCTGAAACCCTCAAGGGGTGCTTCGCGGCCGACAAGATGAATGTGGCCACCCTGGGCAATGTGGTCAGCCAGCTGCACATGCATGTCATCGTGCGCCGCCGTGACGATGCCGCCTGGCCGGCGCCGGTGTGGGGGCGCCATCCTGCGGTCGACTACACGCCGGAGCAGGTCGAGGCGATCCGTCAACGCTTGCGCGCGGTACTGAATGAAGACTTCAAGGAGGCCTGA
- a CDS encoding Dps family protein has translation MAIDIGISEEDRKSIVDGLSRLLSDTYVLYLKTHNFHWNVTGPSFRTLHLMFEEQYNELALAVDSIAERIRALGFPAPGSYAFYARHSSIKEEEGVPPADEMIRQLVQGQEAVVRTARSIFPVVDKVSDEPTADLLTQRMQVHEKTAWMLRVLLDSN, from the coding sequence ATGGCAATCGATATCGGTATCAGCGAAGAAGACCGCAAGTCCATCGTCGACGGGCTTTCCCGTCTCTTGTCGGATACCTACGTGCTGTATCTGAAAACCCACAACTTCCATTGGAACGTCACCGGCCCGTCATTCCGTACCCTGCACTTGATGTTTGAGGAGCAGTACAACGAGCTGGCCCTGGCGGTCGATTCGATCGCCGAGCGGATCCGCGCCCTGGGCTTCCCGGCCCCGGGTTCGTATGCCTTCTATGCGCGCCATTCCTCGATCAAGGAAGAAGAGGGCGTGCCGCCGGCGGACGAGATGATCCGCCAGTTGGTCCAGGGCCAGGAGGCGGTGGTGCGTACTGCGCGCAGCATCTTCCCGGTGGTCGACAAGGTCAGCGACGAGCCCACGGCCGACCTGCTGACCCAGCGCATGCAGGTGCATGAGAAAACCGCCTGGATGTTGCGGGTGTTGCTCGATAGTAATTGA
- a CDS encoding SlyX family protein, whose protein sequence is MSLESRVVELESRQAFQDDTIQALNDVVVEQARVIERLQLQMAELIKRYEEMVGQYGSEGEEAPPPHY, encoded by the coding sequence ATGTCGCTGGAGTCGAGAGTCGTCGAGCTTGAAAGCCGTCAGGCGTTTCAGGATGACACCATCCAGGCGCTCAATGACGTGGTGGTCGAGCAGGCCCGCGTGATCGAGCGCCTGCAGTTGCAGATGGCCGAGTTGATCAAGCGCTACGAGGAAATGGTGGGGCAGTACGGCAGCGAGGGGGAGGAGGCGCCACCGCCTCATTATTGA
- the aspS gene encoding aspartate--tRNA ligase: MMRSHYCGQLNERLDGQEVTLCGWVHRRRDHGGVIFLDIRDREGMAQVVFDPDRAETFANADRVRSEYVVQITGKVRLRPEGAVNPNMASGAIEVLGYELTVLNEAETPPFPLNEYSDVGEEIRLRYRFIDLRRPEMADKLRLRSRITSSIRRYLDENGFLDVETPILTRATPEGARDYLVPSRTHAGSFFALPQSPQLFKQLLMVAGFDRYYQIAKCFRDEDLRADRQPEFTQIDIETSFLDESEIMGLTEGMIRKLFKEVLDLEFGEFPHMTYEEAMRRYGSDKPDLRIPLELVDVADQLKDVDFKVFAGPANDPKCRVTALRLPGGASMPRSRIDEYTKFVGIYGAKGLAYIKVNERAKGVEGLQSPIVKNIPEANLNVILDRVGAVDGDIVFFGADKAKIVSEALGALRIRLGHDFELLTCEWAPMWVVDFPMFEENDDGSFSALHHPFTAPKCTPQELEANPAGALSRAYDMVLNGTELGGGSIRIHRKEMQQAVFRLLGIGAEEQQEKFGFLLDALKFGAPPHGGLAFGLDRLVMLMTGAQSIREVIAFPKTQSAACVMTQAPGLVDAKALRELHIRLREQTKVE, encoded by the coding sequence ATGATGCGCAGCCATTATTGCGGCCAACTGAACGAGCGCCTGGACGGCCAGGAAGTCACCCTTTGCGGCTGGGTCCATCGTCGCCGCGACCACGGCGGGGTGATCTTCCTCGACATCCGTGACCGCGAAGGCATGGCCCAGGTCGTCTTCGACCCGGATCGCGCCGAGACTTTCGCCAACGCTGACCGCGTGCGCAGCGAGTACGTCGTGCAGATCACCGGCAAGGTGCGCCTGCGTCCGGAAGGCGCGGTCAACCCGAACATGGCCTCTGGCGCCATCGAAGTGCTGGGCTACGAGCTGACCGTCCTCAACGAGGCCGAGACCCCGCCGTTCCCGCTCAACGAATATTCCGACGTGGGCGAGGAAATCCGCCTGCGCTACCGCTTCATCGACCTGCGTCGCCCGGAGATGGCCGACAAGCTGCGCCTGCGCTCGCGCATCACCAGCAGCATCCGCCGCTACCTGGACGAGAACGGCTTCCTCGACGTCGAGACACCGATCCTGACCCGTGCCACCCCGGAAGGTGCCCGTGACTACCTGGTGCCGAGCCGCACCCACGCCGGCAGCTTCTTCGCCTTGCCGCAATCGCCACAGCTGTTCAAGCAGCTGCTGATGGTGGCCGGCTTCGACCGCTACTACCAGATCGCCAAGTGCTTCCGCGACGAAGACCTGCGTGCCGACCGTCAGCCGGAATTCACCCAGATCGACATCGAGACCAGCTTCCTCGACGAATCCGAGATCATGGGCCTGACCGAAGGCATGATCCGCAAGCTGTTCAAGGAAGTCCTGGACCTGGAGTTCGGCGAATTCCCGCACATGACCTACGAAGAGGCCATGCGCCGCTACGGCTCCGACAAGCCTGACCTGCGTATCCCGCTGGAACTGGTCGACGTTGCCGACCAGCTCAAGGATGTCGACTTCAAGGTCTTCGCAGGCCCGGCCAACGATCCGAAGTGCCGCGTCACCGCCCTGCGTCTGCCAGGCGGCGCCAGCATGCCGCGCAGCCGTATCGACGAATACACCAAGTTCGTCGGCATCTACGGTGCCAAGGGCCTGGCGTACATCAAGGTCAACGAACGTGCCAAGGGCGTCGAAGGCCTGCAGTCGCCGATCGTCAAGAACATCCCCGAGGCCAACCTCAACGTGATCCTCGATCGCGTGGGTGCAGTCGATGGCGACATCGTGTTCTTCGGCGCCGACAAGGCCAAGATCGTCAGCGAAGCCCTGGGCGCGCTGCGTATCCGCCTGGGCCATGACTTCGAGCTGCTGACCTGCGAGTGGGCGCCGATGTGGGTCGTCGACTTCCCGATGTTCGAAGAGAACGACGACGGCAGCTTCAGCGCGCTGCACCACCCGTTCACCGCGCCCAAGTGCACCCCGCAGGAGCTCGAGGCCAACCCGGCTGGCGCTCTGTCCCGTGCCTACGACATGGTCCTCAACGGCACCGAGCTCGGTGGTGGTTCGATCCGTATCCACCGCAAGGAAATGCAACAGGCCGTGTTCCGCCTCCTGGGTATCGGTGCAGAAGAGCAGCAGGAGAAGTTCGGCTTCCTGCTCGACGCCCTGAAGTTCGGCGCGCCGCCCCACGGTGGCCTGGCCTTCGGCCTGGACCGTCTGGTGATGCTGATGACCGGCGCCCAGTCGATTCGTGAAGTGATCGCCTTCCCGAAAACCCAGAGCGCCGCGTGCGTCATGACCCAGGCCCCTGGCCTGGTGGATGCCAAGGCCCTGCGCGAGCTGCACATCCGTCTGCGCGAGCAGACCAAGGTCGAGTAA
- a CDS encoding ribbon-helix-helix domain-containing protein gives MRTQQGKRGACQGKWPGKQCIDPFRTDFDMVQIRPVSRSVRLNGFATCLRLEVVYWRILERIAEANQCTVSAVLSYVDREVHLRHGGVRNFSGLVRVICVAWLLDPPSMR, from the coding sequence ATAAGGACGCAACAAGGCAAGCGCGGCGCTTGCCAGGGAAAATGGCCGGGCAAGCAATGCATCGACCCGTTCAGGACGGATTTCGACATGGTGCAGATCAGGCCGGTTTCGCGCTCGGTCCGGCTCAATGGCTTTGCTACCTGCCTGCGTCTGGAGGTGGTGTACTGGCGGATCCTGGAGCGGATCGCCGAGGCCAACCAGTGCACGGTAAGCGCAGTGCTGTCCTACGTGGACCGGGAAGTGCACCTGCGTCATGGTGGGGTGCGCAACTTCAGTGGCCTGGTTCGGGTCATCTGCGTGGCCTGGTTGCTCGATCCGCCCAGCATGCGCTGA
- a CDS encoding YebC/PmpR family DNA-binding transcriptional regulator, with product MAGHSKWANIKHRKERQDAKRGKIFTKWIRELTVAAKQGGPDPASNPRLRLALDKALGANMSRDIIDRAVARGAGTNESDNVEELSYEGYGPGGVAIMVEAMTDNRNRTAAAVRHAFTKCGGNLGTDGSVAYLFERKGQISFAADLGVDEEALMEAAMEADADDVVANDDGSFDVFTSFNSFYAVRNALEEAGFKASDAEIVMQPTTSAELDQEGAEKVLKLIDMLEDLDDVQNVYSNAEISDEIMEKLG from the coding sequence ATGGCTGGTCATTCGAAGTGGGCAAACATCAAGCACCGCAAAGAACGCCAGGATGCCAAGAGAGGCAAGATCTTCACCAAGTGGATCCGCGAGCTGACCGTCGCCGCCAAGCAGGGCGGGCCCGACCCGGCCTCCAACCCACGCCTGCGCCTGGCATTGGACAAGGCCCTGGGCGCCAACATGAGCCGCGACATCATCGACCGCGCCGTCGCCCGTGGTGCCGGGACCAATGAAAGCGACAACGTCGAGGAGCTCAGCTACGAAGGCTACGGCCCCGGTGGCGTGGCGATCATGGTCGAGGCCATGACCGACAACCGCAACCGTACCGCGGCAGCCGTGCGTCATGCCTTTACCAAATGCGGCGGCAACCTCGGCACCGACGGCTCGGTGGCCTACCTGTTCGAGCGCAAGGGGCAGATCAGCTTCGCCGCCGACCTGGGCGTGGACGAAGAGGCCTTGATGGAAGCGGCCATGGAAGCCGATGCCGATGACGTGGTGGCCAATGACGACGGCTCGTTCGACGTCTTCACCTCGTTCAACAGTTTCTATGCGGTGCGCAACGCCTTGGAGGAGGCCGGTTTCAAGGCTTCGGACGCTGAGATCGTGATGCAGCCGACCACCAGTGCCGAGCTGGACCAGGAGGGCGCCGAGAAGGTACTCAAGCTGATCGACATGCTCGAGGACCTGGATGACGTGCAGAACGTCTACTCCAATGCCGAGATCTCCGACGAGATCATGGAGAAACTCGGTTAA
- a CDS encoding FmdB family zinc ribbon protein — translation MPLYDYQCASCDHRMEVLQKISAAPLTDCPACQAPALKKLLSVPGFRLSGNGWYETDFKTGAKKNLAGGDKAD, via the coding sequence ATGCCCCTTTATGACTATCAATGTGCATCCTGCGACCATCGTATGGAGGTGTTGCAGAAGATCAGCGCCGCGCCGCTGACCGATTGCCCGGCGTGCCAGGCGCCGGCGCTGAAGAAGCTGTTGTCGGTACCCGGTTTCCGCCTGAGCGGCAACGGCTGGTACGAGACCGATTTCAAGACCGGGGCGAAAAAGAATCTGGCAGGCGGCGACAAGGCCGACTGA
- a CDS encoding cold shock domain-containing protein → MFKIVHLVTGVAALLLSLIPSLKTEATPFLQQPEAVYLALLGLLNLLLAPALPHYYKGLRQQLQYLACALLVLAVVLQTVTLLARPELGDLPALLCAVVAVALHLGAGFARSIGKPRASQGVTQDGGKRDTGTVKWFNTSKGFGFISRDSGDDIFVHFRAIRGEGHRVLVEGQRVEFSVMHRDKGLQAEDVVAVSRR, encoded by the coding sequence ATGTTCAAGATCGTCCATCTGGTGACGGGCGTGGCAGCTTTGCTGCTATCGCTCATACCCAGCCTCAAAACCGAAGCTACGCCTTTCCTCCAGCAACCCGAAGCCGTCTACCTGGCCTTGCTCGGCCTGCTCAACCTGCTCCTGGCCCCCGCCCTGCCGCACTACTACAAAGGCCTGCGCCAGCAACTGCAATACCTGGCCTGCGCCCTGCTGGTGCTGGCCGTGGTCCTGCAGACCGTGACCCTGCTGGCCCGCCCGGAGCTGGGCGACCTCCCTGCCCTGCTCTGCGCCGTCGTCGCCGTCGCCCTGCACCTGGGCGCAGGTTTCGCCCGCAGCATCGGCAAGCCCCGCGCCAGCCAGGGCGTCACCCAGGATGGCGGCAAGCGCGATACCGGCACGGTCAAGTGGTTCAACACTTCCAAAGGTTTCGGCTTCATTTCCCGCGACTCGGGTGACGATATCTTCGTGCACTTTCGCGCCATCCGTGGCGAAGGGCATCGCGTGCTGGTCGAAGGCCAGCGCGTGGAGTTCTCGGTGATGCACCGTGACAAAGGCCTGCAGGCCGAAGACGTGGTCGCGGTCTCCCGCCGCTGA